A stretch of the Papaver somniferum cultivar HN1 chromosome 6, ASM357369v1, whole genome shotgun sequence genome encodes the following:
- the LOC113291286 gene encoding uncharacterized protein LOC113291286 — protein sequence MGVLQEENVSNSALPLLSLNHVSYICKSVTESAKFYQDVLGFVLIKRPSSFQFEGAWLFSYGIGIHLLQCNSINDVQQMPAKINPKDNHISFQCTDVELVKKRLGEMGMKYETALVEEGGVFVDQLFFHDPDGYMIEICNCENIPILPLSASACPLKKPQIQSYVNDKKSNPQRSMATTKALNAAEMETRMVESLFASMIDIAL from the exons ATGGGAGTTTTGCAAGAAGAAAATGTAAGCAATTCTGCTTTGCCATTGTTATCTCTAAACCATGTATCATACATTTGTAAGTCAGTTACAGAATCAGCTAAGTTTTATCAAGATGTTCTTGGTTTTGTTCTCATTAAAAGACCTTCTTCTTTCCAATTTGAAGGAGCATG GTTATTCAGCTATGGAATTGGGATTCACTTGTTACAATGTAATTCAATTAATGATGTCCAACAAATGCCAGCAAAAATCAACCCTAAAGATAACCACATTTCTTTCCAA TGTACAGACGTTGAACTTGTAAAGAAGAGACTAGGAGAAATGGGGATGAAGTACGAAACTGCTCTCGTTGAAGAGGGTGGCGTTTTCGTTGATCAACTCTTCTTCCATGATCCAGATGGTTATATGATTGAAATTTGCAATTGTGAAAACATCCCCATTCTTCCTCTATCTGCAAGTGCATGTCCTCTTAAGAAGCCCCAAATCCAATCTTATGTAAATGACAAGAAGAGTAATCCGCAACGATCTATGGCCACCACAAAAGCGCTTAATGCCGCAGAGATGGAAACGCGGATGGTGGAAAGCTTGTTTGCCAGCATGATTGATATTGCCTTGTAG